The sequence below is a genomic window from Thalassomonas haliotis.
GCGTAACAGGTTCGACACTGTGGTACGGGATTTACCGACCGCGTCCGCCACTTCCTGGTGGGTTAATTCAAATTCCGTTAATAACCGCTCTAATGCGATGGCTTCTTCCATGGCATTAAGATCTTCACGCTGAATATTTTCAATCAGGGCAATGGCAACGGCGGCTTCGTCCGGCACTTCTTTAACCAGACAAGGCATCATATCGATACCGGCCAGCAAAGCGGCACGCCAGCGACGTTCACCGGCGATGATTTCATATTGGGCTTCACCGCCGCCACCCGCTTGTTCCCCGGCAATGGCACGAACAACGATGGGCTGGATAATGCCTTGCGAGCGGATGGAATTGGCCAGCTCTTCCAGGGCCTCCGGCGACATGTCTTTACGCGGCTGGTATTTACCCGGCTGCAACTGCTCGATCGGCAATTTTTGCAATTCACTTTTTTCCAGGACCGTTTCCACCACCGGCTGCTCTGCCGGCTTAGGGGCTTCGTTGGTCAGTAATGCGTCAAGGCCACGGCCTAAGCCTCTACGTTTTGATGGGCTCATATTGTTCCTAGAAATTAATTGGTTGCGTTAGCTACTTTTTTCGGGCTGGGCTCTTCGCGGCGTAAAATCTCACCTGCCAGGGCTAAATAGGCCTTGGCGCCGGTTGATGATTTATCATAATACATCGCCGGGGCGCCGAAACTCGGCGCTTCTGCCAAACGGACATTTCTGGGGATGACAGTGCGGTAGACCTTATCACCAAAATGACGTTTGAGCTGCTCGGAAACATCATTGGCCAGCCGGTTACGGGGATCATACATGGTACGCAATATGCCTTCAATATGCAGATCGGCATTGATCACTGCGGCAAGCTTGCTGATGGTGTCCATCAAAGCGGTTAAACCTTCGAGGGCATAATATTCACATTGCATCGGCACCAGCACGGAATCTGCTGCCGCCATGGCATTAACCGTGAGCATATTCAGGGAAGGGGGACAATCGATAATAATATAATCATATTCGTCTTTCACCGGCGCC
It includes:
- a CDS encoding ParA family protein; its protein translation is MGKIIAVANQKGGVGKTTTSVNLAASLAATKRKVLLIDLDPQGNATMGSGVDKYEVPASCYELLVEEKPFAEVVVRDTSGVYDLLAANADVTAAEIKLMEVFARELRLRNALAPVKDEYDYIIIDCPPSLNMLTVNAMAAADSVLVPMQCEYYALEGLTALMDTISKLAAVINADLHIEGILRTMYDPRNRLANDVSEQLKRHFGDKVYRTVIPRNVRLAEAPSFGAPAMYYDKSSTGAKAYLALAGEILRREEPSPKKVANATN
- a CDS encoding ParB/RepB/Spo0J family partition protein, with the protein product MSPSKRRGLGRGLDALLTNEAPKPAEQPVVETVLEKSELQKLPIEQLQPGKYQPRKDMSPEALEELANSIRSQGIIQPIVVRAIAGEQAGGGGEAQYEIIAGERRWRAALLAGIDMMPCLVKEVPDEAAVAIALIENIQREDLNAMEEAIALERLLTEFELTHQEVADAVGKSRTTVSNLLRLNNLNDEVKTLLEHGDIEMGHARALLALENDLQTTTARTVVAKELTVRETEALVKKVQEPEKPKAEKIKDPDTLALENNLSERLGSQVSISHNRKGKGKLVISYTNLEELDGIVAKFS